One window of the Candidatus Methylacidithermus pantelleriae genome contains the following:
- a CDS encoding sigma-54-dependent transcriptional regulator → MPISTLIIEDESNLAQAIARFLSRRGFDPAIAASVEEGWKLFQEVAPHITVVDQKLPDGNGLNLLQRIRQSDPDAVVLLITAYGNVTDAVEAMKHGAFDYIQKPLDMEQLLALLTRAAERIRLRQEVTYYRERDTSQFLGNSPPIRKVIEEIEKLVETAERDLPTVLLTGETGTGKGMIARLLHRKSARSEGPFLEINCTALPASLVESELFGFDRGAFTDARQPKPGLFEAAEGGTLFLDEIGDFPLQLQGKLLKVLENKTVRRLGSLRDRPVDVWIIAATSRDLEALVSQNQFRADLHFRLKIVTLHLPPLRERKEDILLLAEHFLAMNARRYRRPLVGFSPEAKETLLSYRWPGNVRELAHVVEQAVLLTRGERISKEDLRIDGGSLREDVHRVNPGKDGEEWKKLLDRFLEAHWTLPDLEKALIERALVRTGGNCSRAARLLGITRDILRYRIEKHRIRYRETF, encoded by the coding sequence TCTTATTATCGAGGACGAAAGCAATTTAGCCCAAGCCATTGCACGCTTTCTTTCACGACGAGGATTTGATCCGGCAATAGCAGCGAGCGTGGAGGAAGGCTGGAAGCTTTTTCAAGAGGTCGCGCCCCACATCACCGTCGTGGATCAGAAACTTCCCGACGGAAACGGGTTGAATCTACTCCAACGAATTCGCCAATCAGATCCCGATGCGGTCGTTCTTCTCATTACCGCTTACGGGAACGTAACAGACGCCGTGGAGGCCATGAAGCACGGGGCTTTTGACTACATTCAAAAGCCTCTCGACATGGAGCAACTCCTTGCTCTTTTAACCCGTGCGGCAGAACGAATCCGGCTACGCCAAGAAGTGACATACTATCGGGAACGTGACACAAGTCAGTTTTTGGGCAATTCGCCACCAATTCGAAAGGTCATTGAGGAAATCGAAAAGCTCGTCGAGACGGCTGAGAGGGATCTCCCAACGGTTCTTCTTACCGGGGAAACAGGGACAGGAAAGGGAATGATCGCCCGTCTTCTTCATCGCAAAAGCGCACGCAGTGAAGGACCCTTTTTAGAGATCAACTGCACCGCCCTTCCGGCTTCCTTGGTCGAGTCGGAGCTTTTTGGCTTTGACCGCGGCGCTTTTACGGATGCCCGGCAACCAAAGCCAGGGTTATTTGAAGCTGCCGAAGGAGGGACTCTTTTTTTGGATGAAATCGGTGATTTTCCGCTACAACTTCAGGGTAAGCTTCTCAAAGTCCTCGAAAATAAGACCGTTCGCCGACTCGGTAGCCTGCGGGATCGGCCGGTCGATGTCTGGATTATTGCCGCGACAAGCCGGGATCTAGAAGCATTGGTGAGCCAGAATCAGTTTCGTGCAGACCTTCATTTTCGCTTAAAAATCGTGACCCTCCATCTTCCCCCATTGCGCGAACGGAAAGAGGATATTCTCCTTTTGGCAGAACATTTTTTGGCGATGAACGCCCGCCGTTATCGGAGGCCTTTAGTTGGATTTTCTCCGGAAGCGAAGGAAACCTTGCTTTCGTATCGATGGCCAGGAAACGTTCGGGAACTTGCTCATGTGGTTGAGCAAGCCGTTCTTCTAACTCGCGGAGAAAGAATCTCCAAAGAAGACCTTCGTATCGATGGCGGCTCGTTGCGGGAAGACGTCCATCGCGTAAATCCGGGAAAGGATGGCGAAGAATGGAAAAAACTATTGGATCGTTTCCTGGAGGCACACTGGACCCTGCCCGATCTAGAGAAAGCTTTGATTGAACGGGCCCTTGTTCGAACCGGGGGAAATTGTTCCCGAGCCGCCCGCTTGCTTGGGATCACTCGTGACATCCTCCGTTATCGAATCGAGAAACACCGGATTCGCTACCGTGAAACGTTTTAA